The sequence TTTGGCTTGTTTAGGTGTGGAAAAATGAAGCAGGTACGCGCGTTGCCTTCCCGGCGTCAGTGCCTCGAAAGCTTTTTTCAGTTTGGAGTTTTTGCCCAATACGGTTTTAAATTCCTCCGGCATTTTGAATTCAGTGGTTTTTTTCAGCGCTGGTTTTATGCCAGCCTTTTCCACCTCGATAGCTTCATAGATATATGCTTTAAGAACCGGAGCCAGCTTCACTATTTCGCGCACGTTAGTAAATCGTATCTGCCGCGGTACCTGCACATTTGCAGTTTGTTGTATCAGGATGCCATTGGGGTCGTTTAGCAGAGAACCTTTGAAAAACAAGTAGGCGCAATACTCCTTGAACACGTGTATCAGAACGATGTTCTTTTTCTTGTAAACATAACAAGGGCTACCCCATTTCAACTCTTCCTCCAGCCCGCAATCAAGTACAATAGCTCTAAGTTGTTCTATCTCCTTTTGCCACGGTTTACCTTTTGCAAAGTAGAAGTCGGCTTTGGGATTCGTGTTGTTCATTTGCTAAAATTAACTGAAATCAGCTTTCTATCCATTGGTCTGAAATACCAGGATACAGAGATCAGCAACAGCAACAACATCACCGGAGCTATTTCCTTTATAGTATTATGGTGAGCGATGTGTGAATACAAAGCACCTGACATCATAAAGAATAGCCCTGCATAGGCCCATTCCTTCAGCAAGGGGAAGCGTGGAATAAGTATAGCAACAACGGCAAGAAGTTTTGTAAGTCCCAGCAAAGTCAGAAAGTAGTCGGGATAGCCGAGGTCTAAAATAAACTCTACTTCACCCTTCATTCTAAGTAATTGCACAATGCCTGTGGATGTCATTCCGAGCGACAGCCACAACGTGGCGATCCAATAGATGATCTTGTTTGTTTTAGTCATGGTTGGTTATCTTAATTTGCTAACAATTTCCTGTATGCGATTATGCGCCATGTTGATGCCCTGCGCAAACGGCAACTGTAATATCTGATCTCTATGGCCTACCGACCTATATACAACATGCATAGTAACCTTGCTGGTGTCATCGGTGAGCTTTTCAAATTCAATAAACTCGAGCTGCACGGGGAAAGGTGTATTCTCCATTTCAAATGTCCGTGTGATCTTTTGTTCCGGAACGAACTCATGGATCACGCCGTTGAAGCGGTGTTTACCTCCTCGTGGATCGGTCGTTTCGAACAGGTATCCGCCATGAACTTTATTTTCCAGTTTCAGCACTTTGGTCCCCATCCATTGCTCTACCAACTCAGGCTCTACGTAGGCTCTGAATAGTAGCTCCAATGGCAGATCGAATTCCCGGGTAATTACAATTTCCTGTTTGCCGTCTTCGGCGTGGACCTTTGTTTTACGTTCCATGCTATTTTTTCGCTTTGTAGTTTTTCATGATTGTTTCCAGCTTGTTGAACCTGTCGTCCCACATCTGGCGGAACGGCTCAATAAATTCGGCTACTTCTTTCATCTTCATTGCATTTATATGATAGTATATTTCCCGGCCGTTTTGCTCCTGTTTCAGCAATTCGCACTCGGTAAGTATTTGAAGGTGTTTGGAGACTGTAGGACGGGCTGTGTCAAAGTTGGCGGCTATGGCCCCGGCTGTCATTGCCTGGCTAGCTACGAGCAAAAGAATAGCTCTCCTGGTAGGGTCTGCTATGGCTTGAAATACATCTCGTCTCAGGTTCATTATGTAGCTATTTGACTACAAATATACGTGTAGCTATTTAACTACACAAATTTTTCTTTTTGAAAAAAGGATAATTACGGCGTCTCTTTGCCGTACTTAAGTGGTGTCACCGTCGGCTTTAGCTTCTCAGGCATGCTGACTACAAACAGGTTATCGTACTGGCTGTCTTCAATAATGACATTGAAAGAATTATTGCTGAGCTCCTTCACCATATCAGGAACGGTGTTAGAGTGACCGACCACCACGACAATCTTTCCTCGATAAGCAGAAAGTATCTCACTTTCCAAGTCAGTGTAGGACTTGGTTGTTGGATATTCGGTAATACTGAGGCCCTTGGCAGTTGCCAACGGTTGTACAGTTTGCCGTGTACGGTTAAATGGTGTTGAATAAATGGCGCTTATAGATAGATTATCCAATAAGCGTTTCAATTCTTCAGCGCGCAGCAGTCCGTCACTGTTCAGGTTTGGGTCGGCGCCAGTGGTTTCTTTCTCGGCATGTCGCAGAACGATGAGCGTAGTTGTTGTATCGCTGATCAATGCGGGAATAACGGTGGTGTCTCGCACCTCTACATAAACGGTGTCTCTAACTGTCACGATCTGGGCTTTTGTTTCTTTTTTGCAGTCACAAAAAAGCATAGACATTCCGGCAATTATTAAGAATAACAGTTTGCGCATACATGGATTTGTAAGTCAAATTAATAAAAACAGCGTTCATTTCGCACGTTTTAACTTGAACACTGTATTGGGAAAGAACCACACGATTGTCACAAACCCCATGATGGTAAACGATATTTTCGGATATCCGGCTGCAGCAACAAAAGCCGCAACAAAATCCATTGTAATGGTGAGATAAATCCTGAAATCATCCGGATATTCTTTAGCAAGTTCAGAATCTGGTCCATGCAATTTCCTTAGATGGTTAAGCACGGGAAGGATCAGCACTTTGGAACAGCCGTTGACTAAAGCATATAAAGCCACGGGCGCAGAGGCAAACCTGCTCTCACCTACCCAGGCAGTTGTGAACGGTAGAAGTGACTGCAAGAAAAGCGCCGCCAGGTTATACCAAAGAACATAACTATTAACAATGGTAACCTTCGAAAATAGACGGTGATGATTGTACCAGAAAAGGCCCACAAATAAGAAAACTCAAAACATAACTAATAAAAACCGGTAGCACGTCGAGTAATGCATTCCAATCAGTTCCATTGGGAACATCTAACTCCAGTACCATGATCGTCATGATAATGGCCACAGTGGCATCCGAAAATGACTCGAGACGCTGTTTGTTCATAGTCATTGCAGCCAGGCAAAAAAGCATCCGGCGCACATAACAAAATTAGAACAAACATGCGGCAGGGAAACTCATCTAATGACGAGCGGTTTTCCGTATATAGATAAGGTCAAAAAGACAATAAAATCATTGCTGAACTTTAAAAGATCGGTTGTGCGATTTTTATAAAATTCATACCCGCAAATGCGACTTTGAAAACCAATTGATTCGTAGGTGCGATTTTTGCACGCAGCTACTACACTACAAAATTATTTGCTCATGAAAACAATTTTATCAACTCTTTTGGGCATTCTCCTTTTTTCAATCAATGCCCTGGCGACAGTGCACACTGTTTCGGTTGGCGATTTTGCCTTCGCGCCCAACTCACTCAGTATTAGGCTGGGTGATACCATCCGCTGGAATTGGGCAAACGGACTGCATACTACCACAAGCACGTCAGTGCCCGCAGGCGCGGCCACATGGGATTTCACATTGCAATCCACAAGCACCAGTTTTATTTATGTACCAACCGTTGAGGGCACATACAATTACAAGTGCTCGTTTCATGAATCGATGGGAATGCTTGGCTCTTTTACAGTTATCGGACCAAGCACAGTCAAGGCTAATCCCGATAAGTTTTTCGCCGTATCTCCGAATCCCGCAAAATCTGAAATAAAAATAAACTCAGCGGGATTGAAACTACAAGTTTCCATTGCAGATGCACTTGGTCGGCAAGTAATATTGAATCCTCTTTCCGAAGCAAATAATGAACAGACCTATTCAATTAAACATCTGTCTTCAGGGATATACATGCTTGTCATCAGGGCAGATGAGAGCGTAACCGTGCAAAAACTGTTCATAGAATAACAAAAGAGCTAACAACCATTACACAAAAAGGCCGCTATAATAGCGGCCTTTTTGCATATTTATCCATTGGGTATCGTCAACAAACTGATCTCAGCTTAGAGTTTGCAGCTTTGAGGAATTATATGTATTTTTCTTTTCCTCATTTTTCACACTATTACTACGAACGCTATGAATTTTAAATTAGTATTCCTGTCGTTGCTGGCCTTATCGTTTGGGAGCTGCAAATTAAAAGAACCCCAGGACACCGATCACCCGACCGAAACCTCAACGGTTGCGGACAACGACACTTCTGCCGCCGAAGAACATGTGGTCATTTCAGAAACAGATACCGTTGTTACCCAGGTTGATTCATTTAAGATCTATAGTGATCAGTTGGCGTCGACGTACGTGAGATTGCCACCTGTATACCAACACGAGATATTTGAAGAAAACGAAGCGGCAACCGGCAAATTCTCCAAGCTTTCAAAAGCCTGCAATGGACGCATGAAGGTGCTTATGAACTCATCTGCTGTTGTCAGCGAAATGACTTCTACTATAAAAGCTGCCTCTGCAACGGAGTCCGACATGGTAATCCTGATCGACAGGACTGCCAGTATGGGCGATCATATCAACAAGGTAAAGGAGGGTATCAACCAGATCATTGATACCGTAAAAAAATATAAAGGCACCCGGCTGGCCATTGCTACCTATGGCGACAAGAATTATGAAGGCCCATGGTGGTTCAAGTTTAAGAATTTTGAAACCAACTATAACCAGGCAGCCCAGTATGTAAAGGATATCGAAATAATAGGCAACCCCGACTGGCCGGAATCTGTATATGACGCGGTTATGCAATGCCTGCAAAGCGATTTTTGGCAATCGAAAAAGAAATGTAGCATCATCCTGGTGGGCGATGCTCCGCCGCAAGAAAAACCATACTGCGACTATACGCTAGAGGATGTGATCAGTGCATCGAGAGAGAGAAAAGTACGAATGAACTTCTACCCGATCCTGATCCTGCCTGAGATCAGGCAAGTGCGAATTTCGGAAGAGGATAAAGACAAATATGAAAACATCACCGGCAACACCACACTCTACCCCAACCCCTGCCGCGGCAAATTGACGCTGACCATGGAAAAAACAAGCACTTACTACATTGAAATATACAACATGAACGGCGAGATCGTGGTAAACGATCAGCACTTCGGCATCATCTGGCAGAGGGATATTTCTGACCTACCTAACGGCGGATATATTGCTCGGGTAATTAATTCAGACCACACCTTCGAGCTATTTAAGTTCATACTGCAACATTGATGCGCAGAGCCTGAAGCTACTAATAATTACTTACTTTAAGCTTAGCTGCGGCTGCGAGAAAGAATATCCCTAGTTTTGAAATCGCAGTATGTCAAGCGCCTTACAACAGCATATACAGAAGTTCACCAGCATTGGTGGAAAGGAAATGAAGGAGATACTCTCTTTTTTCGAAACGATAGAACTAAAGAAAAAACAAAACCTGCTAACCGAAGGCAGCGTATGCAAGCACAGCTATTTTGTAGTAAAAGGTTTGCTGCGTATGTTTTTCATCAATGATAAGGGCGTAGAACAAACCACGCAGTTTGCACTGGAAAACTGGTGGATAGCTGACTATACCTCGTTTGAACGGCAGGAGCCTTCGGAGTTCAATATACAATCTGTTGAGAAAGCAGAAGTGATGGCCATAACCTATGCTGCACAGGAAATACTATTGCAACAACACCCTTCTATGGAAAGGTATTTCAGGATGGTACACCAGCGGGCCCATGCGGCAGCCCAGTTCAGAATAAAGAGCCTTTACGGCCTTTCACGCGAGGAATCTTATCATTTATTTGCTGATAGACACCCGGAATTTGTGCAGCGGGTTCCGCAATACTTACTGGCATCTTTCCTGGGCTTTACCCCTGAATACCTGAGTGAAATAAGGGCAAAACGAAAATCTTAAACCAGTTTAAGCAACCGGGCGAAGGTTCAGGCCTAAATTTGTGTTCTAATAATTTTTTATCAAATGGAAAGAATGAATATCGGAAAGCTGCTGCCAGAAGTATACAAGTCGATGTATGCTTTAAGCATCATCTCAGCAAAGTCCAACCTCACGAACATTCAAAGAGAACTTATCAAGATCAGAGCATCGCAGATAAACGGTTGCGCTTTCTGTATTGATATGCACACGAAAGACGCACTGAAATACGGCGAAACTCAACAGCGCATCTTCCTGCTGAATGCATGGAGAGAAACCAGCTTGTTCACCGACGAAGAAAAAGCGATACTGGCCATAACTGAAGAGGTAACGCTCATCAGCCAACATGGACTGACTGAAGCTACTTACAATAACGCAATGAAGTATTTCAGCGAGGAGACCATAGCCCAGATCATTATGTCGGTGGTGGTTATTAACGCCTGGAACCGCATATCGGTAAGCAGCCACACAGAAATACCTGAGTAGGAGTCTTGCCGTCAAAAATAGCAAAAGCCGCTCCTCAGCGGCTTTTGTTTTATTTGCGAACCTATTCAGAAGTTGATAGATTTGATAGATAATACAACTGAAAATGGATAATATCCAAAGAGTATACAGGATGCCTTTTGCGAGCGTATACCCGTTATACATAAAAAAAGTGGAGAGAAAAGGTCGCACAAAAGAAGAGGTTGACGAAATCATTTTCTGGCTGACAGGATATAACCAGCAAACACTGCAACAACAGATCGACAGGAAAACCGACTTCGAAACCTTTTTTGCGGAGGCGCCACAGATCAATCCAAATGCATCGAAGATCACTGGTGTGATTTGCGGATACCGAGTAGAAGATATCGAGGATGAACTGATACAAAAGGTTCGCTATATGGACAAACTGATAGATGAACTAGCGAAGGGAAAGAAGATGGACAAGATATTAAGATCGTAAGGATCAAGCTTGACTGCTGATTCAATTTTTATTAACACAACAAACCACATATACAAATGAAACGTGTAACAGGAATTGGGGGCATTTTTTTCAAATGCAAAGACCCCGAGAAATTCAGGGAATGGTATAAAACCCATCTCGGTTTTGATATAACACCCTACGGAGCAAAGTTTGACTGGGCCCAGGAAGGCGGATATACGCTGTGGAGTCCCTTTTCAGAAGAAAGCAAAAAATTTGAACCCTCGTCAAAAGAGTTCATGATCAACTACCGGGTTGAAAACCTGGATGCACTTGTAGCAGAATTAAAGAAGGAAGGAGTGACAGTGTTGGGTGATGTAGAATCGTTCGGTGAGTACGGAAAGTTTGCGCACATTCTTGACATAGAAGACAACAAGATCGAATTGTGGGAGCCGGCGAGCAAATAGTACACCAATAATTAATCATTCAACGATCAAAAAAGGTGAAACAATATGAGAAAGCTTGTCGTCCTATCGATGATCACCTTAGATGGTGTAATGCAGGCACCCGGTGGACCTGAAGAAGATACTTCGGGCGGTTTCGAGTATGGTGGCTGGGTAGCACCTTATTTTGACGAGGTCTTTGGCAAGATCCTCAAGGAACAGCTGAAACCCACAGACCTGCTTTTAGGCAGAAAAACATTTGAGATCTTTGCCAGCTATTGGCCAGATCATGAAGCTATATGGCCTGGTATCAACCAGGTTACTAAATACGTCATGTCAAAAACCATGAAAAAATCTGAGTGGGAAAACTCAGTTTTCATCGATAACGTCGCTGATATCGAAAAACTAAAAAAATCAGAAGGTTCTGATATCCAGGTTCACGGTAGTGGTGAGCTCATTCAGCTACTTCTGCAGAATGATTTGGTTGACGAACTGTGGCTCAAAATTTACCCGTTGACGCTTGGCAAGGGGAAAAAATTGTTTCGCGACGGTGCCATCCCCGCAGCATTTACATTAATAGAAAGCACAGTTACACCAAGCGGTGTTATAATGGCCAACTACCGGCGAGCCGGAAAGGTCAAGACGGGCACCGTCGGAGCCTAAAACCGCGAAAAGCAAAGCCACTGAGTTTCAGTGGCTTTTTATATTCTCCAACCTTCTTTTGCACAAAATCATAAAAACAATTTGTTGAACTAAATTTTTAGTTTAGTTTTAAACTATAAACTTAGTTCAATATCGTATTATGAAGCGACTGACTAAAGCTGAAGAACAAATAATGATGGTTCTGTGGGAGATCGGTAGCGGGCTCTTGATGGAAATAGTAGAGGCGATGCCGGAACCCAAACCACATAAGAATACAGTAGCCACCATTCTAAAAATACTTACAGAAAAAAAGTTTGTGCACGTAGAGCCAGTTGGACGGTTTCACAAATACTACCCTTCAGTTACAAAAGACGCTTACTCCAACCGGACATTAACAGGCCTAGTAGCAGATTACTTTGAAGGGTCTTTTACCGATGCTGTTTCATTTCTTGTAAAAAAGAAGAAGCTGTCTGTAAGTGACCTGGAGCTATTACTTAAACAACTAAAAAAAGATAAGTCATGAGCCTACCAATCTTCTCGTTTATCATGCAATCGTCGATATGTGCGGCTATCTTTTTCTTATACTATTTAGCGGTATTAAAACGTACACACACGCACCAGTTCAACCGCTGGTATTTGTTTTGCTCAGTTTTGCTTAGTGTAACATTACCCCTATTAGAGCTTCCATCGCTTTTGGGCAGCTATGCTCCTGCAGCCGGGTTCACCATGATGCCGGTTATTGGTACAGGTGGCGAAATCGAAACAACGTTCTTTTCCCAAGGCAGTGGTGAGACCTCCATCAAAGACATTTTGAACAATACCTATTATGCAGTGGCAATATTGCTGGGCGCAATGTCGCTCGCAAAAATTGTGTGGGTAGCCTGCATTTATTATTTCGGTAGCAGGTACCGCCGCAATGGCGTTAGGTTTGTTGAGTCTTCACTTGTTAGCGGACCATTCTCTTTCGTGAACACTATATTCTGGCCTGCGCATCTTGATGCAAATAGCGCTGAAGGTACTCGTATTATAACCCATGAGCTGGCTCATATCCGCCAATGGCACACGTTTGACAAGCTGATCGTTCAAACGATCCTCTGCATCTGTTGGCTTAACCCCGTACTCTGGTTCGTAAGACGCGAGCTGTGGTTGCAGCATGAATTTATTGCCGACAACGCAGCCATTGAAAACAACGACTCAGAGGCGTTTGCCCGAATGCTCTTATACTCCACTTACAAGATCGATAACAATACCATAGTTAACTTTTTTTATCACTCCCCCATCAAAAGACGTCTTAACATGATACTAAACAATTCTAAAGGCACCAGCACTATAGTGCGCTGCGTATGCGCTCCCCTGGCTTTAATGCTATCGTTGGCTTTCCTTTCTTTTAGCGCCGCAGACAATGCCGCCCAACACCCGCGTGCCAGCAAAAAGATTGTAGTGATTTTGGATGCCGGGCATGGCGGCATCGATATAGGTGCCAACAGCAACTCCGGCCACCAGGAAAAGGATATCACGCTTGCTATATGCAAAAAGATAGAACACCTGGCCAATGAGTACAACATCGAGATAATCCCAACAAGAACCGGGGACGAACAGGTGTTGCTGGAGAACCGGGTAAAACTTAGCAACAATAAGCAAGCAGACATTTTTCTTTCCGTACACCTTGCCAAGAACGATCCAAAAGACGCACATGCCAACGACTATAAACTTGGTATCAGCTCAAAAAACAGCAATTACCAAAGCAGCCAAATACTTGCATCTGCTATCGCAGGGCGACTCAAATCCCAGGACGTCAGCGCAAGTGTATCGGACTATAGCAAGGTCTTTGTTATTCGCGAGTCGGCACATACTGCAGTTCTGCTTGAATGTGGCAATATAAATGACCCATCTAATGTGGCCCTTATACTCGATGACACTAAGCTTGAGCTTATGTGCAGAAACGTGCTGAGCGGTATTGTAGACTATGAGCACAGTCGCTAATAAGTTTCGGTAGCCAACAGGGTGCGATTTGCTGATTTTTGTTGCCGTTTGTTGCCGTTTTGGGGAGAAATTTAAAGACTACAATTTTGAGTTTTCAATTCACTTTCGAAACGAACCCGTTGACAATAAACCAGTCGCGGCCGAAAATGATACAACATTGCTGCACGAAGATTGATAACCTTTGTTTCCGGCAAAGAGGACATCATTAGCGTTATCCCACCCTGTCGTGTGTACAATTGTGTACTTTTTCGATTATTTCAAAAAATACACAAGCGGCGATGTCGGAACCCAGCGATTTCAAAGAGTTATTATATAGCAAATATACTACAAATTAACAAAATATAAAATTTATATTTTCGATGGGAGTACTCTAGAAATCATTGTTAGATAATATTCGTTCATGAGATTTTCGTTGCTTAAAAAAATCCTTGAGCCGATCTTTAATGACCATTTTAAGTAATTCGTTCATTGGAGATGTTTTGAACATAAAATCAATCGGCCTGCCTTGAACCATTGTTATTCGATATTTTCTTTTAGAAATAGTAACATCAAATTTTCTGTCCAACCAATATTTCTCACGATTAATTGGCTGTTGCTCGTCTTCGATAAAGTAAAAATATTGCTCGCCGATTTCAGGTAAAAAGGGTCGTAAATGATAAGTTTCGAGATGAGGTCTACTATTCACTGAGTCACTTTCTGTATAGTTAAGAACATGGACGAGAGAATACTCAGAGCTTTCAGGGTAATTCAAATATTCTTTTATGTTTGGAAAATATTCGTTTAAACATTTTTCGAAAACCCTGCTAAAATTCTGCTTCAGCTGTTTGAAATTCCCCCATAAAGTCTCCTTACTCCATTTTTGCCACGGATACAATGAATATCTTCTTTCATTAACGTCGTTTGCATAAACGCGAACAGCATTGTCGAATCCCAATTCTTCGAGCAGAATGACATAAAATTTTAGAGCGTTGAAACTATAAAGCCTGGAATCTAAACTAACCTCAACTTTAGGTCGGTGATTTATTGAAATCATTTCTATAGCACTCTGAATTTTCTTCCGGTGAAATTCTTGATTTGAAATTTTCGCCCGGTGATCAATATTAACTCTATCTTCTTTAACCCAGTCAGCATAATATCCACTTTCGGCTTCAAGCATCGGAAGGATACTAAACAATTTCAGTTTTAGGTCTTTAAGAGAATATGAGTCTAATCCTGGTATAAAATCTAGATAATCGCAGAATGTGTCAATAAAGCTAATCAAGTACTCGTTGGCGGAAAATTCGTCTGGAACAATGAAAGTATATTTATCTATCGTTTCATTTATTGTTTTTTCAAGTTCCTTATAAGCGTAAACCCAAGGCGTTTCTTTTATTATCTCGGGACTAAACTTCGATGCTATTGATAAAATAGTACCAT comes from Polluticoccus soli and encodes:
- a CDS encoding M56/M15 family metallopeptidase yields the protein MSLPIFSFIMQSSICAAIFFLYYLAVLKRTHTHQFNRWYLFCSVLLSVTLPLLELPSLLGSYAPAAGFTMMPVIGTGGEIETTFFSQGSGETSIKDILNNTYYAVAILLGAMSLAKIVWVACIYYFGSRYRRNGVRFVESSLVSGPFSFVNTIFWPAHLDANSAEGTRIITHELAHIRQWHTFDKLIVQTILCICWLNPVLWFVRRELWLQHEFIADNAAIENNDSEAFARMLLYSTYKIDNNTIVNFFYHSPIKRRLNMILNNSKGTSTIVRCVCAPLALMLSLAFLSFSAADNAAQHPRASKKIVVILDAGHGGIDIGANSNSGHQEKDITLAICKKIEHLANEYNIEIIPTRTGDEQVLLENRVKLSNNKQADIFLSVHLAKNDPKDAHANDYKLGISSKNSNYQSSQILASAIAGRLKSQDVSASVSDYSKVFVIRESAHTAVLLECGNINDPSNVALILDDTKLELMCRNVLSGIVDYEHSR
- a CDS encoding Crp/Fnr family transcriptional regulator, coding for MSSALQQHIQKFTSIGGKEMKEILSFFETIELKKKQNLLTEGSVCKHSYFVVKGLLRMFFINDKGVEQTTQFALENWWIADYTSFERQEPSEFNIQSVEKAEVMAITYAAQEILLQQHPSMERYFRMVHQRAHAAAQFRIKSLYGLSREESYHLFADRHPEFVQRVPQYLLASFLGFTPEYLSEIRAKRKS
- a CDS encoding VOC family protein yields the protein MKRVTGIGGIFFKCKDPEKFREWYKTHLGFDITPYGAKFDWAQEGGYTLWSPFSEESKKFEPSSKEFMINYRVENLDALVAELKKEGVTVLGDVESFGEYGKFAHILDIEDNKIELWEPASK
- a CDS encoding T9SS type A sorting domain-containing protein encodes the protein MKTILSTLLGILLFSINALATVHTVSVGDFAFAPNSLSIRLGDTIRWNWANGLHTTTSTSVPAGAATWDFTLQSTSTSFIYVPTVEGTYNYKCSFHESMGMLGSFTVIGPSTVKANPDKFFAVSPNPAKSEIKINSAGLKLQVSIADALGRQVILNPLSEANNEQTYSIKHLSSGIYMLVIRADESVTVQKLFIE
- a CDS encoding ArsR/SmtB family transcription factor, with protein sequence MNLRRDVFQAIADPTRRAILLLVASQAMTAGAIAANFDTARPTVSKHLQILTECELLKQEQNGREIYYHINAMKMKEVAEFIEPFRQMWDDRFNKLETIMKNYKAKK
- a CDS encoding SixA phosphatase family protein, with the translated sequence MSMLFCDCKKETKAQIVTVRDTVYVEVRDTTVIPALISDTTTTLIVLRHAEKETTGADPNLNSDGLLRAEELKRLLDNLSISAIYSTPFNRTRQTVQPLATAKGLSITEYPTTKSYTDLESEILSAYRGKIVVVVGHSNTVPDMVKELSNNSFNVIIEDSQYDNLFVVSMPEKLKPTVTPLKYGKETP
- a CDS encoding T9SS type A sorting domain-containing protein — translated: MNFKLVFLSLLALSFGSCKLKEPQDTDHPTETSTVADNDTSAAEEHVVISETDTVVTQVDSFKIYSDQLASTYVRLPPVYQHEIFEENEAATGKFSKLSKACNGRMKVLMNSSAVVSEMTSTIKAASATESDMVILIDRTASMGDHINKVKEGINQIIDTVKKYKGTRLAIATYGDKNYEGPWWFKFKNFETNYNQAAQYVKDIEIIGNPDWPESVYDAVMQCLQSDFWQSKKKCSIILVGDAPPQEKPYCDYTLEDVISASRERKVRMNFYPILILPEIRQVRISEEDKDKYENITGNTTLYPNPCRGKLTLTMEKTSTYYIEIYNMNGEIVVNDQHFGIIWQRDISDLPNGGYIARVINSDHTFELFKFILQH
- a CDS encoding DUF4365 domain-containing protein → MKVQGKKIIDAKPAGYPYTSSTEQEVRDIFHVLLDRKFIKGDVRTLDKVPNSDGILEITDNEQFPIGKIDIQLKTLQPKNYKKPSYQVETSLLAYCDISVIPVILIVVNRDDKKAYWKYFDRKTLIETSQRIKGKSVSIAIPIENCLDGTNNLYVADWIKIAKESIDKIHGYDEVLDVNSKLKESLEKLQTRLEAPTNLPVQVLKEIHEFIDIYNYILDREFNFVKKYLYPNYWKIGIGVFKYDADEFNYLLYPVEFKKEQTLVKSVKREDYDDIFQELYDGTILSIASKFSPEIIKETPWVYAYKELEKTINETIDKYTFIVPDEFSANEYLISFIDTFCDYLDFIPGLDSYSLKDLKLKLFSILPMLEAESGYYADWVKEDRVNIDHRAKISNQEFHRKKIQSAIEMISINHRPKVEVSLDSRLYSFNALKFYVILLEELGFDNAVRVYANDVNERRYSLYPWQKWSKETLWGNFKQLKQNFSRVFEKCLNEYFPNIKEYLNYPESSEYSLVHVLNYTESDSVNSRPHLETYHLRPFLPEIGEQYFYFIEDEQQPINREKYWLDRKFDVTISKRKYRITMVQGRPIDFMFKTSPMNELLKMVIKDRLKDFFKQRKSHERILSNNDF
- a CDS encoding YdeI/OmpD-associated family protein, which codes for MNNTNPKADFYFAKGKPWQKEIEQLRAIVLDCGLEEELKWGSPCYVYKKKNIVLIHVFKEYCAYLFFKGSLLNDPNGILIQQTANVQVPRQIRFTNVREIVKLAPVLKAYIYEAIEVEKAGIKPALKKTTEFKMPEEFKTVLGKNSKLKKAFEALTPGRQRAYLLHFSTPKQAKTRESRIEKCTPQILEGKGLND
- a CDS encoding DUF2200 domain-containing protein, coding for MDNIQRVYRMPFASVYPLYIKKVERKGRTKEEVDEIIFWLTGYNQQTLQQQIDRKTDFETFFAEAPQINPNASKITGVICGYRVEDIEDELIQKVRYMDKLIDELAKGKKMDKILRS
- a CDS encoding dihydrofolate reductase family protein, with protein sequence MRKLVVLSMITLDGVMQAPGGPEEDTSGGFEYGGWVAPYFDEVFGKILKEQLKPTDLLLGRKTFEIFASYWPDHEAIWPGINQVTKYVMSKTMKKSEWENSVFIDNVADIEKLKKSEGSDIQVHGSGELIQLLLQNDLVDELWLKIYPLTLGKGKKLFRDGAIPAAFTLIESTVTPSGVIMANYRRAGKVKTGTVGA
- a CDS encoding TMEM175 family protein — encoded protein: MLFCLAAMTMNKQRLESFSDATVAIIMTIMVLELDVPNGTDWNALLDVLPVFISYVLSFLICGPFLVQSSPSIFEGYHC
- a CDS encoding SRPBCC family protein, yielding MERKTKVHAEDGKQEIVITREFDLPLELLFRAYVEPELVEQWMGTKVLKLENKVHGGYLFETTDPRGGKHRFNGVIHEFVPEQKITRTFEMENTPFPVQLEFIEFEKLTDDTSKVTMHVVYRSVGHRDQILQLPFAQGINMAHNRIQEIVSKLR
- a CDS encoding carboxymuconolactone decarboxylase family protein, which gives rise to MERMNIGKLLPEVYKSMYALSIISAKSNLTNIQRELIKIRASQINGCAFCIDMHTKDALKYGETQQRIFLLNAWRETSLFTDEEKAILAITEEVTLISQHGLTEATYNNAMKYFSEETIAQIIMSVVVINAWNRISVSSHTEIPE
- a CDS encoding DoxX family protein; this encodes MTKTNKIIYWIATLWLSLGMTSTGIVQLLRMKGEVEFILDLGYPDYFLTLLGLTKLLAVVAILIPRFPLLKEWAYAGLFFMMSGALYSHIAHHNTIKEIAPVMLLLLLISVSWYFRPMDRKLISVNFSK
- a CDS encoding BlaI/MecI/CopY family transcriptional regulator — encoded protein: MKRLTKAEEQIMMVLWEIGSGLLMEIVEAMPEPKPHKNTVATILKILTEKKFVHVEPVGRFHKYYPSVTKDAYSNRTLTGLVADYFEGSFTDAVSFLVKKKKLSVSDLELLLKQLKKDKS